One stretch of Halobacillus litoralis DNA includes these proteins:
- a CDS encoding GNAT family N-acetyltransferase — protein sequence MSKLDLTQYEKKMIVRNMQDKDIEQIFRLQKVCFPDMDPWKREHLESHLTHFAEGQFVVEFDGKIIGSCSSLIVNFDEYDDKHTWDDITDEGYITNHDPDGYNLYGIEVMVHPEYRGMKIGRRLYEARKELARELNLKSIIIGGRIPNYHKYEDEMTPREYVEEVRNQNIYDPVLTFQIMNGFTVMRINPDYLPDDEQSLKYATLMEWNNIDYRARTKRYFKTSHPVRIMVIQYMMKNIDSFEEFVKQCEYYVDVAADYGSDFAVFPEIFTTQLMSFLEEKVPSQAVRKLSAYTEEYIEMFTHLAVKYNVNVIGGSHFVEEEEQIYNISYLFRRDGTIEKQYKIHVTPNERTWWGIQPGDAVKVFDTDCGKIAIQICYDIQFPELARYAVDQGANIIFVPFCTDDRQGYLRVRYCAQARAVENQVYTVIAGTVGNLTQVENMDIQYAQSGIFTPSDFEFARDGIIGECNPNVETVVVGDVDLETLRRQRKSGTVRQIRDRRRDLFDLRFKLDTEEKPERT from the coding sequence ATGTCAAAGCTTGATCTGACTCAGTATGAAAAGAAAATGATTGTTAGAAACATGCAGGATAAAGATATCGAACAGATTTTTAGATTACAAAAAGTTTGTTTCCCTGACATGGATCCATGGAAAAGGGAGCATCTGGAGAGCCACTTGACGCATTTTGCCGAAGGGCAGTTTGTTGTTGAGTTTGATGGGAAAATTATTGGAAGTTGTTCAAGTTTGATCGTTAATTTTGATGAATATGATGATAAGCATACGTGGGATGACATTACAGATGAAGGGTATATAACGAATCATGATCCAGACGGATACAACTTGTATGGAATTGAAGTGATGGTCCATCCTGAATATAGAGGGATGAAAATAGGAAGGCGTCTGTATGAAGCAAGGAAAGAATTAGCCCGCGAGTTGAATTTGAAGAGTATCATCATTGGAGGGCGTATACCGAATTACCACAAATATGAAGATGAGATGACGCCACGTGAATATGTGGAGGAAGTCCGCAACCAAAACATTTACGATCCTGTCCTCACCTTCCAAATCATGAATGGCTTTACTGTCATGCGGATCAATCCGGATTATCTACCCGATGACGAGCAGTCTTTAAAGTATGCGACACTGATGGAATGGAATAATATAGATTATCGTGCTCGTACGAAGCGCTATTTCAAGACGAGTCATCCAGTAAGAATCATGGTCATTCAATATATGATGAAAAACATTGATTCCTTTGAAGAGTTCGTGAAGCAATGTGAATATTACGTGGATGTCGCTGCTGATTACGGATCTGATTTTGCAGTATTTCCCGAAATTTTCACCACGCAGCTCATGTCCTTCTTAGAAGAAAAAGTACCGTCTCAAGCCGTTCGTAAATTGAGTGCATACACCGAAGAATATATTGAAATGTTCACGCACCTTGCTGTGAAATACAATGTGAACGTCATAGGTGGGTCTCACTTCGTGGAGGAAGAAGAGCAAATTTATAACATATCATACTTATTCAGACGCGATGGTACGATAGAAAAACAATATAAAATTCACGTAACTCCTAACGAGCGGACCTGGTGGGGAATTCAGCCTGGAGATGCGGTCAAAGTTTTTGATACGGACTGTGGCAAAATTGCGATTCAGATTTGTTATGATATCCAGTTTCCCGAGCTCGCCCGCTATGCGGTCGATCAAGGAGCGAACATCATCTTCGTTCCGTTTTGTACAGATGATAGACAAGGGTATTTACGCGTGCGTTATTGCGCCCAGGCTCGTGCAGTGGAAAACCAGGTCTATACCGTTATTGCAGGTACGGTAGGAAATCTGACACAAGTGGAGAATATGGATATCCAATATGCACAATCAGGCATTTTCACACCATCGGATTTCGAATTTGCCCGTGATGGAATCATTGGTGAATGTAATCCGAATGTGGAAACGGTCGTTGTTGGAGATGTTGATTTAGAAACACTGAGAAGACAACGGAAGTCAGGAACTGTCCGGCAGATACGTGACAGACGCCGGGATTTATTTGATCTTCGATTTAAATTAGATACAGAAGAAAAGCCAGAACGAACGTAA
- a CDS encoding SDR family oxidoreductase, translating into MLDKQVAIVTGASRGIGKEIAFQLAEKGAYLSIIGSSEEIHHTKEELEKQGYTNVLAYTADVSDENEIDQVVEGTKKAYGKVDILVNNAGIGDFKPIEEVTVEEWRRTYDINVQGVFLATKAVLPIMKSQKFGTIITVASDVSRYTIPEGGALYTSTKYAVQGFMGSLAQEVRKDGIRAGTINPGMVDTYFANGTQGDPEKSEWLKVHDIAEAVVYMALAPKHMVIDEMHLHPLIQDYPRV; encoded by the coding sequence GTGTTGGACAAACAAGTAGCCATCGTGACAGGAGCTTCTCGTGGGATTGGAAAAGAAATAGCTTTCCAACTCGCTGAAAAAGGGGCCTATTTATCAATCATAGGAAGCTCTGAAGAAATTCATCATACAAAGGAAGAATTAGAAAAGCAAGGCTACACCAATGTATTGGCGTATACGGCTGATGTAAGTGATGAAAACGAAATTGACCAGGTTGTGGAAGGAACCAAGAAAGCGTACGGCAAGGTGGACATTCTTGTTAATAATGCGGGTATTGGAGACTTCAAACCAATTGAAGAAGTGACAGTAGAGGAATGGCGTCGGACGTATGATATCAACGTACAGGGCGTATTTCTCGCAACCAAAGCTGTTCTGCCTATCATGAAATCGCAAAAGTTCGGTACCATCATTACGGTGGCCTCCGATGTTTCTCGATATACGATTCCAGAAGGCGGGGCCCTTTATACGTCCACAAAATATGCGGTTCAAGGGTTTATGGGATCGCTCGCCCAGGAAGTGAGAAAAGATGGCATCCGGGCAGGTACGATCAATCCGGGAATGGTGGATACTTATTTTGCAAATGGGACACAGGGGGACCCTGAAAAATCGGAATGGCTCAAGGTTCATGATATTGCGGAAGCTGTCGTTTATATGGCGCTCGCGCCAAAACATATGGTTATTGATGAAATGCATCTACACCCACTCATCCAAGATTACCCACGCGTATAA